The Microplitis mediator isolate UGA2020A chromosome 8, iyMicMedi2.1, whole genome shotgun sequence genome has a window encoding:
- the LOC130673468 gene encoding interaptin-like, with amino-acid sequence MKAEQRNTSTWFFLLFLVVIIIGGLLYIRNLTQFDETLREESSDSNRELEDIKLELSKKREELSNVKDELSTKSKQLSKQIAGKNEEIITEKEKVKGLNKKIIEKDEEITAQKKTAEQLNEQIKAKDKEVKIQKETVEKRDKQIEAKDEEINAQKKTVERLNKQIKAKDEEINAQKQTAEQLNEQIKAKDQEIKTQKETVEERDKQIEAKDEEINAQKQTVEQLNEQIKAKDQEIKTQKETVEKRDKQIEAKDEEINARKETVEQLNEQIKAKDKEIKTQKETVEERDKQIEAKDEEINAQKQTAEQLNEQIKAKDKEIKVQKETVEKRDKQIEAKDEEINAQKQTVEQLNEQIKAKDQEIKTQKETVEERDKQIEAKDEEINAQKQTAEQLNEQIKAKDQEIKTQKETVEKRDKQIKAKDEEINAQKQTVEQLNEQIKAKDQEIKTQKETVEKRDKQIEAKDEEINARKETVEQLNEQIKAKDKEIKTQKETVEERDKQIEAKDEEINAQKQTAEQLNEQIKAKDQEIKTQKETVEERDKQIEAKDEEINAQKQTAEQLNEQIKAKDQEIKTQKETVEKRDKQIEAKDEEINAQKQTAEQLNEQIKAKDQEIKTQKETVEKRDKQIKAKDEEINAQKQTVEQLNEQIKAKDQEIKTQKETVEKRDKQIEAKDEEINSQKQTAEQLNEQIKAKDKEIKVQKETVEKRDKQIEAKDEEINAQKQTAEQLNEQIKAKDQEIKTQKETVEERDKQIEAKDEEINAQKQTAEQLNEQIKAKDQEIKTQKETVEKRDKQIEAKDEEINAQKQTAEQLNEQIKAKDQEIKTQKETVEKRDKQIKAKDEEINAQKQTVEQLNEQIKAKDQEIKTQKETVEKRDKQIEAKDEEINSQKQTAEQLNEQIKAKDKEIKVQKETVEKRDKQIEAKDEEINAQKKTVERLNEQIKAKDKEIKIHKETVEKRDNQLEEKNRELLIVKKTLSNSKIRSMIAKIDLSQRDQNISNIKRRLKQFYINDYNLSNDDIEIVDNYNYDSTDDEVHWRLQDSNLHSRCIKFSEFGIKLLRNVNNIPKDSNKYLRVIKDIVKRVRNMINENIETLRENENVIEASATLLSMHILIYPGEAQWMNTHETITTSIPEIPSIKSHNYSIESGHFDENKYKKLLKLSTARLLTNYINNPKAYLHDVNSGALSAFNSTINNDYCDSEMMLDGIRQDGSAFTFHPTRNVLHIDYSYYLKDAVAHIKYPDFYASVYSELNIPANYYDVVKKIVSILMHPKLDVVLHGLISSEGKTKLNFNWLDVKGETGCYIIPSIGFGILKTENLMFPLRIQMSGIPTSCLNTCEESQKTKCNPFATSIMNIRTIYTPEHSGDVKDFENWDDVKYQSGIIRKKQDNMYMLYNEEAYSYSDCNNTYERSNYIGQLTAIDQVMFWKRTCDIHTADEISYQITEVGVCTHNGMETFYQIHNKGWHDLLFSCNVEMKGVKSAIAQVESCELVYLDIVIGQQKNASFIWYQYITPRLSVNLIYKDNKQTFEYNGHKYIVENMPDDPQSFTVKCDTDDNVILIGNNSTRVNDSVTYKNVTYYRDKRTMMYVKP; translated from the coding sequence ATGAAGGCTGAACAACGTAATACATCTACATGGTTTTTCTTACTATTCTTAGTAGTGATCATAATTGGAGGGTTGCTATATATCCGTAACCTGACACAATTTGATGAAACTTTAAGGGAAGAATCATCAGATAGTAATCGTGAATTAGAGGATATAAAGTTAGAATTATCGAAAAAACGAGAAGAATTATCAAATGTAAAAGACGAATTATCAACCAAATCCAAACAGCTAAGTAAACAAATAGCAGGCAAGAATGAAGAGATAATtactgaaaaagaaaaagtgaaaggcctcaataaaaaaataatagaaaaggATGAAGAGATAACAGCCCAAAAGAAAACTGCGGAACAGCTAAATGAACAAATAAAAGCAAAGGATAAAGAGGTAAAAATCCAAAAAGAAACAGTGGAAAAGAGAGATAAACAAATAGAGGCAAAAGATGAAGAGATAAATGCCCAAAAGAAAACTGTGGAACGgctaaataaacaaataaaagcaAAAGATGAAGAGATAAATGCCCAAAAGCAAACTGCGGAACAGTTAAATGAACAAATTAAAGCAAAAGATCAAGAGATAAAAACCCAAAAAGAAACAGTGGAAGAGCGAGATAAACAAATAGAAGCGAAAGATGAAGAGATAAATGCCCAAAAGCAAACTGTGGAACAGTTAAATGAACAAATAAAAGCAAAAGATCAAGAGATAAAAACCCAAAAAGAAACAGTGGAAAAGCGAGATAAACAAATAGAGGCAAAAGATGAAGAGATAAATGCTCGAAAGGAAACTGTGGAACAGCTAAATGAACAAATAAAAGCAAAAGATAAAGAGATAAAAACCCAAAAAGAAACAGTGGAAGAGCGAGATAAACAAATAGAAGCGAAAGATGAAGAGATAAATGCCCAAAAGCAAACTGCGGAACAGTTAAATGAACAAATAAAAGCAAaagataaagaaataaaagttcaaaaagaaaCAGTGGAAAAGCGAGATAAACAAATAGAAGCAAAAGATGAAGAGATAAATGCCCAAAAGCAAACTGTGGAACAGTTAAATGAACAAATTAAAGCAAAAGATCAAGAGATAAAAACCCAAAAAGAAACAGTGGAAGAGCGAGATAAACAAATAGAAGCGAAAGATGAAGAGATAAATGCCCAAAAGCAAACTGCGGAACAGTTAAATGAACAAATAAAAGCAAAAGATCAAGAGATAAAAACCCAAAAAGAAACAGTGGAAAAGCgagataaacaaataaaagcgAAAGATGAAGAGATAAATGCCCAAAAGCAAACTGTGGAACAGTTAAATGAACAAATAAAAGCAAAAGATCAAGAGATAAAAACCCAAAAAGAAACAGTGGAAAAGCGAGATAAACAAATAGAGGCAAAAGATGAAGAGATAAATGCTCGAAAGGAAACTGTGGAACAGCTAAATGAACAAATAAAAGCAAAAGATAAAGAGATAAAAACCCAAAAAGAAACAGTGGAAGAGCGAGATAAACAAATAGAAGCGAAAGATGAAGAGATAAATGCCCAAAAGCAAACTGCGGAACAGTTAAATGAACAAATAAAAGCAAAAGATCAAGAGATAAAAACCCAAAAAGAAACAGTGGAAGAGCGAGATAAACAAATAGAAGCGAAAGATGAAGAGATAAATGCCCAAAAGCAAACTGCGGAACAGTTAAATGAACAAATTAAAGCAAAAGATCAAGAGATAAAAACCCAAAAAGAAACAGTGGAAAAGCGAGATAAACAAATAGAAGCGAAAGATGAAGAGATAAATGCCCAAAAGCAAACTGCGGAACAGTTAAATGAACAAATAAAAGCAAAAGATCAAGAGATAAAAACCCAAAAAGAAACAGTGGAAAAGCgagataaacaaataaaagcgAAAGATGAAGAGATAAATGCCCAAAAGCAAACTGTGGAACAGTTAAATGAACAAATAAAAGCAAAAGATCAAGAGATAAAAACCCAAAAAGAAACAGTGGAAAAGCGAGATAAACAAATAGAAGCGAAAGATGAAGAGATAAATTCCCAAAAGCAAACTGCGGAACAGTTAAATGAACAAATAAAAGCAAaagataaagaaataaaagttcaaaaagaaaCAGTGGAAAAGCGAGATAAACAAATAGAAGCAAAAGATGAAGAGATAAATGCCCAAAAGCAAACTGCGGAACAGTTAAATGAACAAATAAAAGCAAAAGATCAAGAGATAAAAACCCAAAAAGAAACAGTGGAAGAGCGAGATAAACAAATAGAAGCGAAAGATGAAGAGATAAATGCCCAAAAGCAAACTGCGGAACAGTTAAATGAACAAATTAAAGCAAAAGATCAAGAGATAAAAACCCAAAAAGAAACAGTGGAAAAGCGAGATAAACAAATAGAAGCGAAAGATGAAGAGATAAATGCCCAAAAGCAAACTGCGGAACAGTTAAATGAACAAATAAAAGCAAAAGATCAAGAGATAAAAACCCAAAAAGAAACAGTGGAAAAGCgagataaacaaataaaagcgAAAGATGAAGAGATAAATGCCCAAAAGCAAACTGTGGAACAGTTAAATGAACAAATAAAAGCAAAAGATCAAGAGATAAAAACCCAAAAAGAAACAGTGGAAAAGCGAGATAAACAAATAGAAGCGAAAGATGAAGAGATAAATTCCCAAAAGCAAACTGCGGAACAGTTAAATGAACAAATAAAAGCAAaagataaagaaataaaagttcaaaaagaaaCAGTGGAAAAGCGAGATAAACAAATAGAAGCAAAAGATGAAGAGATAAATGCCCAAAAGAAAACTGTGGAACGGCTAAATGAACAAATAAAAGCAAAGGATAAAGAGATAAAAATCCATAAAGAAACAGTAGAAAAGCGAGATAATCAATTAGAAGAGAAGAATAGAGAATTACTAATAGTAAAGAAAACATTGTCAAACAGTAAAATTAGATCGATGATcgcaaaaattgatttatcacaAAGAGACCAGAATATATCAAACATCAAACGTAGATTGAAACAGTTTTATATTAACGATTACAATTTATCTAACGATGATATAGAAATTGTAGATAACTACAACTATGATTCTACTGACGATGAAGTTCATTGGCGTTTACAAGATAGCAACCTACACAGTCGATGCATTAAATTTTCCGAATTCggcataaaattattacgtaATGTTAATAATATTCCCAAGGACTCTAACAAATACTTGCGTGTTATTAAGGACATAGTAAAGCGTGTCAGAAATATGATAAATGAAAACATTGAAACTTTGCgagaaaatgaaaatgtaaTCGAGGCATCGGCAACATTACTTTCAatgcatattttgatataCCCGGGCGAAGCCCAATGGATGAACACCCACGAAACAATAACTACATCAATACCCGAAATTCCATCCATAAAATCACATAACTACTCAATTGAATCCGGAcattttgatgaaaataagtacaaaaaattgttaaaactATCAACGGCGCGTTTGCTAACAAATTACATCAATAATCCTAAAGCTTATCTTCATGATGTCAATAGTGGCGCATTATCCGCCTTTAATTCCACAATAAATAACGATTATTGTGATTCTGAGATGATGCTGGATGGTATACGACAAGATGGCTCAGCTTTTACTTTTCACCCGACGAGAAATGTACTCCATATTGATTACAGCTATTACCTCAAAGATGCTGTTGCTCACATAAAATATCCGGATTTTTATGCTTCTGTTTACTCGGAACTCAACATACCCGCTAATTATTATGATGTTGTTAAGAAAATAGTCTCAATATTAATGCACCCGAAGTTGGATGTTGTACTGCATGGTTTAATCAGTTCGGAAggcaaaacaaaattaaatttcaattggtTGGATGTAAAGGGTGAAACGGGTTGTTATATTATACCTTCTATTGGATTTGGTATTCTCAAAACAGAGAATTTAATGTTTCCCTTAAGGATACAGATGTCTGGTATTCCGACTTCTTGCTTAAATACATGTGAAGAATCGCAGAAAACAAAATGTAATCCATTCGCTACAAGTATTATGAACATAAGAACAATTTACACTCCTGAGCACAGTGGCGATGTCAAAGATTTCGAAAATTGGGATGACGTTAAATATCAGTCAGGTATAATAAGGAAAAAACAAGATAATATGTATATGCTTTACAACGAGGAGGCCTATTCCTATAGTGATTGCAATAATACATATGAGAGAAGTAACTATATCGGACAATTGACTGCGATAGATCAAGTTATGTTTTGGAAAAGGACTTGTGATATTCATACTGCCGATGAGATCTCCTACCAGATCACTGAAGTGGGAGTATGTACACATAATGGAATGGAGactttttatcaaattcataATAAGGGTTGGCATGATTTGTTGTTTTCTTGCAATGTTGAAATGAAAGGTGTCAAGAGCGCAATCGCCCAAGTGGAAAGTTGCGAATTAGTATATCTTGATATCGTAATAGgtcaacaaaaaaatgcatcttTTATATGGTACCAGTATATCACGCCCAGACTTTcggtaaatttaatatacaaagataataaacaGACTTTTGAGTACAATGgtcataaatatattgttGAGAATATGCCTGATGATCCGCAAAGTTTCACAGTTAAATGCGATACTGACGATAATGTTATACTTATTGGTAATAATTCCACTCGTGTTAATGATTCTGTAACTTATAAAAATGTTACCTATTACCGTGACAAAAGAACAATGATGTATGTGAAACCTTAA